Proteins encoded by one window of Moorella humiferrea:
- a CDS encoding uroporphyrinogen decarboxylase family protein has translation MNSRERIIASINHKQVDIVPIDLGSTTSSGISAIAYNNLKQYLGINKGYTRVYDIVQQLAQPEDEILDMFNVDVLDVGRVYNTEEKDWYDITLPSGHIVQFPTWFKPIRDEEGNLNVYSEDGILISRMKKDAFYFHQEYYPYLNGYPENYDNITEAMNKVQWFKIAVSPWDHLNDTNFWEDLREKALNLRENSDRALVISSGCSLLESGNYLRRMDNFLMDIYTCPEEVERLLDVLVEQHLALLEKVCKAVGDVVDIIRFSDDLGMDQGPLMSPEVFRKIFKPRLALLCDYVKKHSNMHTFLHSCGSIYKLLPDLIEAGIEIINPVQTTAKDMEPYRLKKEFGNDITFWGGGCNTRSILNRATPKEVKDYVKRQLEVFAPGGGYIFNQEHNILPDVPPENIIAMFEAVREFSF, from the coding sequence ATGAATTCGAGAGAACGAATAATTGCTTCTATTAATCATAAGCAAGTAGATATTGTACCAATAGATTTGGGTTCGACAACGAGTTCTGGAATATCTGCAATAGCTTATAATAATTTAAAACAATATCTTGGTATTAATAAAGGTTACACTAGAGTTTATGATATAGTACAACAACTTGCTCAACCTGAAGATGAAATATTAGATATGTTTAATGTTGATGTTCTAGATGTAGGTAGAGTATATAATACCGAGGAAAAGGATTGGTATGATATTACGCTTCCAAGCGGCCATATAGTACAATTTCCAACCTGGTTTAAACCTATTCGAGATGAAGAAGGTAATTTAAATGTTTATTCCGAAGATGGAATTCTGATATCAAGAATGAAAAAGGATGCATTTTACTTTCATCAAGAATATTATCCTTATCTTAATGGTTATCCCGAAAATTATGATAATATAACAGAAGCGATGAATAAAGTTCAATGGTTTAAAATTGCTGTCAGCCCATGGGATCATTTAAATGATACCAATTTTTGGGAAGATCTGCGTGAAAAAGCTTTAAACTTACGGGAAAACTCAGATCGTGCTTTAGTAATTTCTAGTGGATGTAGTTTATTAGAAAGTGGAAATTACTTACGACGTATGGATAATTTTTTAATGGATATTTATACTTGTCCGGAAGAAGTAGAACGTTTGCTTGATGTTTTAGTAGAACAGCATTTAGCTTTGTTAGAAAAAGTATGCAAAGCAGTAGGAGATGTGGTAGATATAATCCGTTTTTCCGATGATCTAGGAATGGATCAGGGCCCGCTTATGTCACCTGAGGTATTTCGTAAAATTTTTAAACCGCGGTTAGCATTATTGTGTGATTATGTAAAAAAACATAGTAATATGCATACCTTTTTACACTCCTGCGGTTCTATCTATAAACTCCTTCCAGACTTGATTGAAGCAGGTATTGAAATAATTAATCCTGTTCAGACTACCGCCAAAGATATGGAGCCTTATAGGTTAAAGAAAGAATTTGGAAATGATATTACCTTTTGGGGAGGTGGATGCAATACAAGGAGCATTTTAAACCGAGCTACGCCAAAAGAAGTAAAAGATTATGTAAAAAGACAATTGGAAGTGTTTGCTCCTGGAGGAGGATATATTTTTAATCAAGAACATAATATTTTACCTGACGTGCCTCCTGAAAATATTATTGCTATGTTTGAAGCCGTGCGTGAATTCTCTTTTTAA
- a CDS encoding FCD domain-containing protein, protein MGNYFSNQDNKNRIETSFPQHLKILEALKQRDPAAAEENMRQHMQSIKEYYYDWFGFKEANL, encoded by the coding sequence ATAGGGAATTATTTTTCTAACCAGGATAACAAGAATAGAATTGAAACGTCTTTCCCTCAACACCTAAAAATCCTGGAAGCGTTAAAACAAAGGGATCCTGCGGCGGCGGAAGAGAATATGCGCCAGCATATGCAAAGCATAAAAGAATACTACTATGATTGGTTTGGGTTTAAAGAAGCGAATTTATAG
- a CDS encoding stage III sporulation protein AF: MLAKIGEIARQVALIALLAAFLEMLLPEKNITRYVRLVLGLFVVVAILTPLVEGLRIGPELELAAWDLRLDQVTAAPIQQGKELARTNEEAALEIYRNRLAGQIRALVALVPEVKEEEVIVEVAGDGERLGAIRRVVITAFLAAGEKDKGGEDFASSPGDDQTGENKDAGAKVIQSRIINMITHFYGLEPGQVEVKINGK; encoded by the coding sequence TTGCTGGCAAAAATCGGCGAGATAGCCCGTCAGGTGGCCTTGATTGCCTTGCTGGCAGCCTTCCTGGAAATGCTCCTGCCGGAAAAAAACATTACCCGTTATGTTCGCTTAGTGTTGGGACTTTTTGTGGTGGTAGCCATCTTGACACCGTTGGTGGAAGGATTACGTATCGGACCGGAGCTGGAGCTAGCCGCCTGGGACCTGCGCCTGGATCAGGTAACCGCCGCGCCGATACAGCAGGGTAAAGAATTGGCCAGGACCAACGAAGAAGCAGCCCTGGAAATTTACCGCAACCGTCTGGCCGGGCAAATCAGGGCCCTGGTAGCCCTGGTACCCGAGGTAAAGGAAGAAGAAGTAATTGTGGAAGTAGCAGGCGACGGGGAACGCCTGGGAGCCATCCGCCGGGTGGTCATTACGGCTTTCCTTGCAGCCGGAGAAAAGGATAAAGGGGGTGAAGATTTTGCATCTTCCCCTGGGGATGACCAGACTGGAGAAAATAAAGACGCCGGGGCAAAAGTGATTCAATCCCGGATTATAAACATGATTACCCATTTTTATGGCCTGGAACCCGGCCAGGTAGAAGTGAAGATAAATGGGAAATGA
- a CDS encoding SpoIIIAH-like family protein: MLKVGEKGRVIIALVLTFGVLAYLVQGEPKGTKTAGIDLPPERPVQQVNQTNAGEATKVAAPAKGQTTTNTAVTDPKAEDILKEASSKAEGGAAFFIEYRLERDRQRSQQIALLKQIIDNPNAGGEGKQEAQKRLVELTQQMDLEMQLEKLIVAKGYKDAAVFIQPNAVNVIVMADNFGDEDANKIGDLVSRSTGRPREQISMIHKK; this comes from the coding sequence ATGCTCAAGGTAGGAGAAAAAGGACGAGTGATAATTGCCCTGGTGCTGACCTTTGGGGTCCTGGCTTACCTGGTCCAGGGCGAGCCTAAGGGGACCAAGACGGCTGGTATCGATCTGCCTCCGGAACGGCCGGTGCAGCAGGTCAACCAGACTAATGCCGGCGAAGCCACCAAGGTAGCTGCTCCGGCCAAGGGACAGACGACAACTAATACTGCTGTCACCGATCCCAAGGCGGAAGATATTCTCAAGGAGGCGAGTTCCAAAGCTGAAGGAGGAGCCGCCTTCTTTATCGAGTATCGCCTGGAAAGGGACCGCCAGCGCAGTCAGCAAATCGCCCTGCTCAAGCAGATTATCGATAACCCCAACGCCGGCGGCGAAGGTAAGCAGGAAGCCCAGAAGCGGCTGGTGGAACTGACCCAGCAGATGGACCTGGAGATGCAGCTGGAAAAACTCATCGTCGCCAAAGGTTATAAGGACGCGGCGGTGTTCATCCAGCCCAATGCCGTAAACGTCATCGTCATGGCCGACAACTTCGGCGACGAGGACGCCAACAAGATCGGCGACCTGGTCTCCCGCTCCACCGGCCGCCCCCGAGAGCAGATCAGTATGATTCATAAGAAATAG
- a CDS encoding ABC transporter permease has product MNYRHILSRYGITIVFVAMVIVASILSPYFLQLGNIINVLRQITIIAIAGFGVTFIIISGGIDLAIGSIIALTGVIAASFAHPNQFPVIVPILIGLLVGALTGLISGSIIVFGKIPPFIATLGMMISARGLALIYTEGKPITNFSKSFDFIGEGLVFNIPFMIYILLITLCVSHFILRHTKIGKYIYAIGGNEQAAIVSGINVTKTLLFVYSYGGLLSGLSGILLASRISAGHPTAAVGYELDAIASAVIGGTSLSGGIGTVWGTLIGALIIGVLNNILDLLHVSAYWQQVLKGVIIVGAILLDRIKTLNTNEDGR; this is encoded by the coding sequence TTGAATTACAGACATATTTTAAGTCGTTATGGTATAACAATAGTTTTTGTAGCCATGGTTATTGTAGCATCAATACTTTCACCCTATTTTTTACAATTAGGAAATATAATCAATGTACTAAGACAGATTACTATTATAGCTATAGCTGGTTTTGGTGTTACTTTCATAATAATAAGTGGTGGCATTGATTTAGCTATCGGTTCAATTATCGCATTAACAGGAGTTATAGCAGCTAGTTTTGCCCATCCTAATCAATTTCCAGTTATTGTACCCATTTTAATAGGGCTTTTGGTAGGGGCATTGACAGGTTTAATAAGCGGATCAATTATTGTATTTGGAAAAATACCCCCTTTTATTGCCACGTTGGGTATGATGATCTCGGCAAGGGGATTAGCTTTAATATATACAGAAGGAAAACCTATAACCAATTTTTCAAAGTCATTTGATTTTATAGGTGAGGGCTTAGTATTTAATATCCCTTTTATGATTTATATATTATTAATCACATTATGTGTTTCCCATTTTATTTTGAGACATACTAAAATAGGTAAATATATTTACGCTATTGGGGGGAATGAACAAGCTGCTATTGTATCTGGTATTAATGTAACTAAAACTTTACTTTTCGTTTATTCGTATGGGGGATTGTTATCGGGACTTTCAGGAATTTTACTTGCTTCAAGGATAAGTGCAGGACATCCTACAGCTGCAGTAGGTTATGAATTAGATGCAATTGCTTCTGCTGTTATTGGAGGAACTAGTCTATCTGGGGGAATTGGTACAGTTTGGGGAACGTTAATAGGAGCGCTTATTATTGGGGTTTTAAATAATATTTTGGATTTACTTCATGTATCTGCATATTGGCAACAAGTTTTAAAAGGTGTTATTATCGTTGGTGCTATTTTATTAGATAGAATAAAGACGCTGAATACAAATGAAGATGGTAGATAA
- a CDS encoding sugar ABC transporter ATP-binding protein yields MQENYILEMENITKTFSGVKALNNVKLKVKKGTVHALVGENGAGKSTLMKILMGIYKPDSGIIKFKGKEVSFQSPRDSLNLGISMIHQELCLIPYMTVAENIYLGREPLSSTGWVNEKIMFQNTKNLLDSLDIPIEPTVKINELSIANRQLIEIAKAISYNAELIIMDEPTSAITDREVNNLFKIIRTLIVKGISIIYISHKLNEIFEIADEITVLRDGQYIKTDSIKNLNKEMVIEMMVGRELKQLFPKKEAKITDIILEVKNLTHKRKFKNISFKLRKGEILGVAGLMGAGRTELMESIFGLRKLDEGEIYINGKKVEIKSPKDAIKNKIAFLTEDRKRTGLFLEHSVEDNMIISSLKNYLKGKIIVDHKKIKNICKKYIEQLKIKTPNEQQIVKKLSGGNQQKILIAKWLLTEPDIFILDEPTRGIDVGAKAEIHSLMSTLAQEGKAIIMISSELPEILGMSDRIIVMHEGRITGELSRDEANQDLIMKYATGMFFKN; encoded by the coding sequence ATGCAAGAAAATTATATCTTAGAAATGGAAAATATAACCAAAACCTTTTCGGGTGTGAAAGCATTAAATAATGTTAAATTAAAAGTAAAAAAAGGAACCGTGCATGCATTAGTAGGTGAAAATGGTGCTGGGAAGTCTACGTTAATGAAAATCTTAATGGGGATTTATAAACCAGATAGTGGCATTATTAAATTTAAAGGAAAGGAAGTCAGTTTTCAAAGCCCACGAGATTCATTAAACCTAGGTATTTCTATGATTCACCAAGAATTATGTTTAATACCTTATATGACAGTCGCTGAAAATATTTATTTAGGAAGAGAACCGTTGAGTTCCACAGGCTGGGTAAATGAAAAAATAATGTTTCAAAACACAAAAAACTTATTAGATAGTTTAGATATACCTATCGAACCCACAGTAAAAATAAATGAACTTAGTATTGCTAATAGGCAATTGATAGAGATAGCAAAAGCTATATCCTATAATGCTGAACTAATTATTATGGATGAACCTACTTCTGCCATTACTGATAGGGAAGTCAATAACCTATTTAAAATTATTAGAACACTGATAGTTAAAGGTATATCTATTATTTATATTTCACATAAGTTGAATGAAATATTTGAGATAGCGGATGAAATTACTGTTTTAAGAGATGGGCAATATATAAAGACAGATTCAATAAAAAATCTTAATAAAGAAATGGTAATTGAAATGATGGTAGGGAGGGAATTAAAACAATTATTTCCCAAAAAAGAAGCAAAAATAACAGATATAATTTTAGAGGTAAAGAACTTAACCCATAAAAGGAAATTTAAAAACATCTCTTTTAAACTTCGTAAAGGTGAAATATTAGGCGTTGCAGGTTTAATGGGGGCAGGACGAACGGAGTTAATGGAAAGCATTTTTGGCTTAAGAAAACTTGATGAAGGGGAAATTTATATAAATGGTAAAAAAGTGGAGATTAAATCGCCAAAAGATGCTATAAAAAATAAAATAGCATTTTTAACCGAAGATCGTAAACGTACTGGATTATTTTTGGAACACTCTGTTGAAGACAATATGATCATCAGTAGTCTAAAGAACTATTTAAAAGGGAAAATAATTGTAGACCATAAAAAGATAAAAAATATATGTAAGAAATATATAGAACAATTAAAGATTAAAACACCAAATGAACAACAAATAGTTAAGAAGTTAAGTGGAGGAAACCAGCAAAAAATTTTAATAGCAAAATGGTTATTAACCGAACCAGATATATTTATACTTGATGAACCAACGAGAGGAATAGATGTAGGAGCCAAAGCCGAAATACATTCTTTAATGAGTACTTTAGCCCAAGAAGGAAAAGCCATCATTATGATTTCCTCTGAATTACCAGAAATTCTTGGAATGAGTGATAGAATTATAGTGATGCATGAAGGAAGAATTACTGGTGAATTATCAAGGGATGAAGCTAATCAAGATTTAATTATGAAATATGCAACTGGAATGTTTTTTAAAAACTAA
- the iolG gene encoding inositol 2-dehydrogenase, with product MVRLGLIGAGRIGKVHAENIVSRIREVELKTIADIYLNNDIKEWAHSIGIKNVTNDAGEIFSDPEIDAVLICSSSDTHEQFIIEAAKAGKHIFCEKPIGSDIEKIKEALEIVENKGVKLQVGFVRRFDHNHKKVHDAVKEGKIGEPYLVKITSRDPQPPPLNYLKVSGGLFFDMTIHDFDMARYLSGSEVEEVFVHAAVLVDPAIGEIGDFDTAIITMRFKNGMLGVIDNCRKAIYGYDQRTEVHGSRGCIMVENDRHNTSMLLTNEGTLSEKLLWFFLERYNDAFAMELKSFIDAIINDTQPPVTGIDGLKAVLVAEAAAISAKEGKPIKVNEI from the coding sequence ATGGTAAGGCTTGGACTGATCGGTGCTGGTAGAATTGGAAAGGTACATGCTGAAAACATAGTATCTAGAATACGTGAAGTTGAGCTTAAAACCATAGCTGATATCTACCTAAATAATGATATTAAAGAATGGGCTCACAGCATTGGTATTAAAAATGTCACTAATGATGCTGGGGAAATTTTTAGCGATCCTGAAATTGATGCAGTGTTAATTTGCTCTTCTTCAGATACTCATGAGCAATTTATAATTGAAGCAGCGAAAGCTGGTAAACACATCTTTTGTGAAAAACCCATTGGAAGTGATATTGAAAAAATTAAAGAGGCTCTTGAGATAGTTGAAAATAAAGGAGTAAAGCTACAAGTTGGTTTTGTAAGGAGGTTTGATCACAATCATAAAAAGGTCCATGATGCAGTAAAAGAAGGTAAGATTGGTGAACCCTATCTTGTTAAAATAACCTCAAGAGATCCACAACCACCACCCTTAAATTATTTAAAAGTATCTGGTGGACTATTCTTCGATATGACTATTCATGATTTTGATATGGCAAGATATCTATCCGGCAGTGAAGTGGAAGAAGTATTCGTACATGCAGCAGTTCTAGTGGATCCCGCTATTGGGGAGATAGGTGACTTTGATACGGCAATTATAACTATGAGATTTAAGAATGGAATGCTTGGTGTCATTGATAATTGTCGAAAAGCAATATATGGCTATGACCAAAGAACGGAAGTACATGGTTCCAGAGGATGTATAATGGTAGAGAATGATAGACATAACACGTCAATGTTGTTAACCAATGAAGGTACTCTAAGTGAAAAACTACTTTGGTTCTTTTTGGAAAGATATAATGATGCTTTTGCTATGGAGCTTAAGTCTTTTATCGATGCAATTATAAATGATACTCAGCCCCCCGTTACAGGTATAGACGGACTTAAGGCGGTCTTAGTTGCTGAAGCGGCAGCTATTTCAGCTAAGGAGGGTAAACCAATAAAAGTAAATGAAATATAA
- a CDS encoding sugar ABC transporter substrate-binding protein has translation MKLKRLIITLLVFIISASLLIGCGKGSNTADKEGSKNTNATTTSTKKKVIGVMIGDMSNQFQSYIMDGMKAEAKKYEDEFEFVFVDGKFDSNVQLSQAENFISQKVNAIVLIPGDKEGSKPIVDRIVKAGIPLIGCNTKVADMEKLTTYVGSDTIQSGELLMQGIADKLGGKGNIVELQGFYGHEPQIERHKGIQNILSKYSNIKVLAENTGKWNRAEGMAVMENWLKSDLKDKINAVVAHNDEMAIGAMKAVEAVGLLDKIIIGGIDATPEMLKYLKEGKVEVTVFQDAVGQGKKAIECAVKAVKGEKLEKEYMIPYELVKPEDADKYLAKYPTK, from the coding sequence ATGAAGTTAAAAAGATTAATTATTACCCTATTAGTTTTTATAATTAGTGCAAGTTTGCTAATTGGTTGCGGAAAAGGAAGCAATACAGCAGACAAAGAAGGTTCTAAAAATACAAATGCTACTACCACGTCTACTAAGAAAAAAGTGATAGGCGTTATGATTGGAGATATGAGCAACCAGTTTCAATCTTATATTATGGATGGTATGAAAGCTGAAGCAAAAAAGTATGAGGATGAATTTGAATTTGTTTTTGTTGATGGAAAATTCGATTCCAATGTTCAGTTATCACAGGCAGAGAACTTCATTTCACAGAAAGTAAATGCCATCGTTTTAATACCCGGAGATAAAGAGGGGTCAAAACCAATAGTTGATCGAATCGTTAAAGCAGGTATTCCTCTTATAGGTTGTAATACTAAAGTGGCAGATATGGAAAAATTAACGACTTATGTCGGGTCCGATACTATCCAATCTGGAGAGCTTTTAATGCAAGGTATTGCAGATAAGTTAGGTGGTAAAGGAAATATCGTCGAACTCCAAGGTTTTTATGGGCATGAACCTCAAATAGAAAGACATAAAGGCATTCAAAATATACTAAGCAAATATTCCAATATAAAGGTTCTCGCAGAAAATACAGGGAAATGGAATAGAGCCGAAGGAATGGCAGTAATGGAGAACTGGTTAAAATCAGATCTAAAAGATAAGATTAATGCTGTTGTTGCCCATAATGATGAAATGGCGATTGGTGCGATGAAGGCAGTAGAGGCAGTAGGGTTGTTAGATAAAATTATTATTGGTGGGATTGATGCTACACCTGAAATGTTAAAGTATTTAAAAGAAGGCAAAGTAGAAGTTACAGTTTTCCAAGATGCAGTGGGTCAAGGTAAAAAAGCAATAGAATGTGCGGTAAAAGCTGTTAAAGGCGAGAAGTTGGAAAAGGAATATATGATCCCTTATGAATTAGTAAAACCAGAAGACGCCGATAAATATCTTGCAAAGTACCCAACCAAATAA